The genome window CATACTTGGTCAGCAGTGGTAAGACACAATATACTAAGGTCCACACTTATGGCTGTAGCAATTAAAGTAGCAAGACTTTAATTCTACGTTGTTGATTATGCATACAATGAAAATCCATATTTCAGAATAAGTAAATACGAGGAGAAAGACTAAGAAGAATAAAGAACACTTGTAGTACCCTAAAGCCACTTAGTTGTGATTATAACTAATACGTGAATATGCCAAGATTATTAAACGACGACAACTCTTATATATGCGTTGTGATCATAGTTAATACGTGAATATGCCAAGATTATTAAACGACAACTCTTATATATGCGTAGATAAAACAACTAGCTATCTCTAGTAAACCGAAGAACTACATTGAAATAAAAGTAAACTAGACATTAAGATATAAACTAAAGAAGACTTTCAAAGAAGAACGCACTACCTAAACTACAAGTACATAAACATCATAATCATTTCGACTACGATTTATGTGAACCTATCAAAGTACTCATGATTACAAACAGATTTGGTTCATTTTTGAGGTCATGCTAGTTGTGACGGTCTCCAAAACCAAACTCAGCCcatgcaaaaaaaatattttttctttgccCATGTAATTGCatcacaaatatataataatgacaCATCGTGATGTACCTCAGTGGGCCAAAAGGTAGCCATATAACCTCCCATCTAAACTTTGACAATCTACAAAAACAAGAAGATACATATTGTTATTCAAAACATTTCTTCATACTTACAATACCTGAAATATTAAATTGTAAATTCCTTACTTGAGCATTTGATACAACCAGAATACTGCAATTAGAATGCCAGCAAAGCAGGAATACCAAAGCCAGTGCCTCTGATCTCTAGAATTAAGGAGCAACCCTGCTACTGCTATTGAGCAAACTAAAACTGCTGCCCAAtctgtaaaatattatatattagcgTATATCTCATCTAACAAAAGGAGCATCCATATCATATTTTACACATCCATGTTATATCGTCGATTTTTGATTGTGCGATAAACTCAGGCACTGCAGTTCAGTAGTAATTTCAATAGAACTAGATCAGGTATACAGCAGGGAAGAAAAAGGAACCTGCAGATATCACGATCCAACTGTCGATCTCCTTCATAAAGTAAGCATGATAACGCTGTTCACCAAGGAGAAAGAACCGTAGTTTTTTAGCTGTCATCTTTAGCATTTTGGAACAAGATCCAGCATATAACTAAATACTAATTACAATGCATATCCAGACTTGGATGAATTATTACAACTAATCAGATTGCTGTAACTCAGCTTCAACAGAGCCCAATGTCAGaccattactccctctgttttcaaATTAATGATGTTTGACTTTCTGGCATGCATTTTGAAGTGCATTGACTGcattgttaaaattattattttcaatattttcttttttggattAAAGTACaagtttgatatttttattcaaaaaataaaattttaaaaataataattttaaatatacggTCAATGCTCTCAAAAGTGTGGGCCAAATATTTAAATGTCAATTACTTGAAAACAAAGGGAGTATTAGTTATGCACACTCGGCCTCCACAATAACCTCactctaattatttttttacccTAAAGCATCTTAAAGATGTCGAGAAAATGACCATACTCATACAAGGATACTTTATACTTATCCACTAGTATTATGTAACTACTGAAAACTAGCGGTTGTTAAAGTAAATACGAACAATCAAATTCAAATTGCATTAAAACTAGTAGAAGCTACAGATTCCTGAAACAATCTTACTCATGCATCAAGCACGCTTGAAATTAAGTAATATTGGAGTCCATGTCCTAAAAACGGCTCATTATGATTATCAACAAAATGGACACTTTATAGCCATATAATCTAAGCTAGTTTCAAAGGGCTCCATAACACCAAAACAACGGCATAGACTCCAATAAGTTTGCAGCTGTATCTGATTCTGTTATCTGTTCAGCATATTAGAATCTGAAGGTACTTGTAATTCTATCATCACCAGAATTTCGGTACTTCCAAATAAGTTATACCAAAAGTATTTTAGTATGGTACCCGTGTGATTTGGGTTAAACAAGTATTTGCATATATGTTTGTTTGAAAAAGTATAAAACCTGAAGTTACTTCTAACATTTGAAAGGTTATGAAGCTAAAAACACAAATGTCCCTTAGTTTTAGCATACCATGTGTTGTAAATTGTGACTATCAATAATTGGGGAATTGTTGACCTATTTTTCCAACTACTTGTTGAAACAAGTCTGATTTTGGTGCTTCGCTTGTACCTTTGGTATGTTCATTGACATTGGCACTTCTATATTTATTTAAGGCATGCTGAGCATTTCTTGTTTCCTGGATGGAACTGATTACAAGGCAATCGACAAGCCATCCAATGTCTTAAAAACTCTAGCCCATGAATCATTTAAATTCACATCAAGCAGCAACTGTTAATCAGCAAATTAGTCCTAAATTTCTATTTCACCGTTAACCACAATTAACAAATGATATTTTCTAAAAGCATGACAATAACTCAGCATAAGTAAAAAGGTACGGAACCTCATAGCTGAAAAACTTTTGATCAAACGAGAATGTGCctgaataattattttatagacAGCAGTAGGATGAGCTAGCTACTAGGGCTGCACATGGGCTGGGTTGGGCCGGTTTCGGCCATTTAAGcgacccaacccatttagtACGGGTTACAGAATATTAACCcatcaatcataaaaaaatttgaaaacccAACCCTACTAATTGTAtgacgggttgggttggttaggGTAATAGCTactcattcaaaaatttatatcagCGCAGggtaatatattaaaatgaacGAGAAATGAAAATTACCAGTTCCCATGGAAATAGAGCCTGCTGGTAGATTGAGAAAATGAGAAATGCCATGTAACAACCGATAAAGGATGCAAACACACactgtaaaaaaaatcaaatgatATTCAAATCAGAAAAAATGCAAAGTGTattaacacttacaatccaattTCAATGCAACAAAAATCATAATCATGTCCCAGAATATCAAGTACCACAATTGAGGCTTTATCTTCTAATTAGAATCaattcagcaaaaaaaaaaaacttctaatTAGAATCATTTATATATTCGATCAAAAGTTTCCCACATAATTTAAATGGCAACAACAAACAATACCTTCCATAGGAAAGATTGGTGGGCTAGAGTCTTTTCCAAGGATCTAACCAGCTCTTCCTGTTCTGCATATTCCATaaagattcaatttttaatcaaatcaagaaTCCTAAATTTGATCATGTATGTACAACGTGTGTTTACAAATAACATGAGTAGAATAAGTATCaagagagggggagagggagggagagagacagggagagggggagagagagggggagagagagggggggggggggggagagggagagagggagagagagggagagagagagagtgtgtgtgtgtgtgagagagagagagagagagatgaaaccATTGGTGTCAAGGGGTTGGAAATCATCACGGGTTGGGAGAGTATActtgtcatcatcatcaatattaTCATCTTCTTCAGTATAATCATCTGAGGATTTGTTTGTCCATTTTCTGCTAAGCTTTTTCATATCTGCGTCTGATCTCTCTGccaaaaaacaaagaaactaCTAGTCCATTTCATAAATCATGTATTTATGGACTATATAACTATAAACTTTCCTCCTACAAACATGTTCAAACTCAATTGAAGCAACACTGAGTCAGACATGCGATGATGCACATAATACTTTGGTAACAGtaacaatatttattttgattttaaatttttatgttcattatattttaaattttttaataataatataatttataataaaaatatgatctcGACCATTACttttatttactttttcaaaattgtcaattaaatattaagagTTATATCATGTTAaactttcttttttattattttattctttttgttaAGTTAAGTGTCCAATActgatataaaaaattagaaggATGAagagaataatttattaataaatattattaactaattaataattaataattaatataaatatttacaatatata of Daucus carota subsp. sativus chromosome 3, DH1 v3.0, whole genome shotgun sequence contains these proteins:
- the LOC108213063 gene encoding uncharacterized protein LOC108213063, producing the protein MKKLSRKWTNKSSDDYTEEDDNIDDDDKYTLPTRDDFQPLDTNEQEELVRSLEKTLAHQSFLWKCVFASFIGCYMAFLIFSIYQQALFPWELRYHAYFMKEIDSWIVISADWAAVLVCSIAVAGLLLNSRDQRHWLWYSCFAGILIAVFWLYQMLKLSKFRWEVIWLPFGPLSAAGVSLYVDHLLNESSEEVRKLRGYMYSYKAS